The following coding sequences lie in one Listeria ivanovii subsp. londoniensis genomic window:
- the brtA gene encoding bile-regulated transcriptional regulator BrtA, with translation MKEKKQRIIKSAKEVFQKQGYLKTSVQDIVDAAEISKGTFYNYFTSKEELAIVIFKQEYSVLHQRLEYTMAISGERKDNFTECLKIIIRFYTENGEILNITFSQAMIDDDFNSFLQSVRLKNMEWVKNQLLEVYGIETAPYINDITMLLSGMAAMYVFANGSKNIDSGLIDRAIPYVVRRLDALVKDILLSGEIVFTDEDTENLVPDHITMRKKRLAKLREALEELSTGIDNADIADSDKWQYKESMNALVGEINNNEAPRDFMIQGTLLYLKQHVPATLTKEVNKLELCVNGLL, from the coding sequence TTGAAGGAAAAGAAGCAACGGATTATTAAGTCGGCTAAAGAAGTGTTTCAAAAGCAAGGCTATTTAAAAACTTCTGTACAAGATATAGTAGATGCTGCGGAAATTTCTAAAGGGACTTTTTATAATTATTTTACTTCTAAAGAAGAGCTAGCAATTGTGATTTTTAAGCAAGAGTATTCTGTTTTACATCAACGGTTAGAGTATACAATGGCGATTTCGGGGGAAAGAAAAGATAATTTTACTGAATGTTTGAAGATTATTATTCGTTTTTACACGGAAAATGGAGAAATTTTAAATATTACTTTCTCACAGGCAATGATTGATGATGATTTTAATTCTTTCTTGCAAAGCGTGCGGCTTAAGAATATGGAGTGGGTGAAAAATCAACTATTAGAGGTTTATGGAATTGAAACGGCGCCTTATATTAATGATATAACGATGCTGCTTAGCGGGATGGCGGCAATGTATGTATTTGCGAATGGTAGTAAAAATATTGATTCTGGTTTAATTGATCGTGCAATCCCTTATGTGGTTAGACGGCTAGATGCACTTGTAAAGGATATTCTTTTGAGTGGGGAAATTGTGTTTACTGATGAGGATACCGAAAATTTAGTGCCTGATCATATAACGATGCGAAAAAAACGATTAGCTAAATTAAGAGAAGCATTAGAAGAACTTAGTACGGGGATTGATAATGCAGATATTGCTGATTCAGATAAATGGCAGTATAAAGAGTCAATGAATGCTTTAGTTGGCGAAATAAACAATAATGAAGCCCCGAGAGACTTTATGATTCAAGGAACTTTGCTGTATTTAAAGCAGCATGTACCAGCAACTTTAACAAAAGAAGTAAATAAGTTGGAACTATGTGTGAACGGACTTTTATAA
- a CDS encoding S-adenosyl-l-methionine hydroxide adenosyltransferase family protein, whose product MTKQLLVLQSDFGISDGAVSAMYGVINSVSKDLQIYDLTHQIPQFNIWEASYRLLQTVTYWPKDTIFVSIVDPGVGSERRSVAVLTEEGHYIITPDNGSLTHIAHYGRLKAIRLIDEAKNRLPKSGASHTFHGRDIFAYTAARLAAGKIRFEDIGPEAPAESIVSLSLSDSYLENEQAFGTIDIIDRPFGNLWTNIRRTDFLQLDVNYGDSIEVLIKHHDLVVYKNFVTYSRSFADLRIGEALIYVNSLDNLGLGINQGSFVNAYSVGTGTSWKVTLKKG is encoded by the coding sequence ATGACAAAGCAATTACTCGTTTTACAGTCAGATTTCGGGATTAGCGACGGTGCCGTTAGCGCCATGTACGGTGTGATTAATAGCGTTAGTAAGGATCTACAAATATATGATTTAACGCACCAAATTCCTCAATTTAATATTTGGGAAGCTTCTTATCGATTACTACAAACCGTTACTTACTGGCCGAAAGATACTATTTTTGTTTCGATTGTCGATCCTGGCGTTGGTTCTGAGCGTCGAAGTGTTGCTGTCTTAACCGAAGAAGGTCACTATATTATTACACCTGACAACGGCAGTTTAACTCATATCGCTCATTACGGACGCCTAAAAGCCATTCGTTTAATTGATGAAGCTAAGAACCGTTTGCCAAAATCAGGCGCATCACACACATTTCACGGTCGAGATATCTTTGCCTACACTGCTGCTAGACTTGCTGCTGGAAAAATCCGCTTTGAAGATATCGGACCTGAAGCCCCAGCTGAATCAATTGTTTCTTTGAGCCTTAGTGATTCTTATTTAGAAAATGAACAGGCATTTGGGACCATTGACATTATCGACCGACCATTTGGCAACTTGTGGACTAATATTCGTCGTACTGACTTTTTACAATTAGATGTGAATTATGGAGACTCCATTGAAGTTTTAATTAAACATCACGACCTCGTAGTTTATAAAAATTTCGTCACGTATAGCCGTTCTTTCGCTGATTTACGAATTGGCGAGGCACTCATCTATGTTAACTCACTTGATAATCTTGGGTTAGGCATCAATCAAGGATCCTTCGTCAATGCTTATTCAGTTGGAACTGGAACAAGCTGGAAAGTCACTTTAAAAAAAGGATAA
- the mdrT gene encoding cholic acid efflux MFS transporter MdrT, translating into MNSTAVERPVDVNGKSYSRNLLVVTMIIGAFVAILNQTLLATALPMIMDDLHITAATGQWLTTAFLLTNGIMIPITALLIEKISSKTLFITAMFVFTVGTIIASMADSFPMLLTGRIVQAAGAGIMMPLLQTIFLLIFPREKRGAAMGLMGLVIAFAPAIGPTLSGWIVDSYDWRVLFLILIPIAVIDIALAFFGMKKVVKLTKTKIDYLSIVMSSIGFGSLLYGFSSAGNDGWGDATVVTTLIIGVVVIALFVWRQLVIENPMLELHVFKYPVFSLSVVLGSIVTMAMIGAEIVLPLYIQTIRGESALQSGLLLLPGAIIMGIMSPITGIIFDKIGAKWLTITGVTILTIGTIPFMFLTIDTPLWYIVVFYAVRFFGISMAMMPVSTAGMNALPNHLINHGSAVNNTIRQIAGSIGTAVLITVLTNVTKNNMPGKMLAGTDPAAFAQQAQDASLDGMRAAFMVAAIFAAIGMFLSFFLKTKKQEPIVKEYTK; encoded by the coding sequence TTGAATAGTACAGCAGTAGAACGTCCTGTTGATGTTAACGGGAAATCGTATAGCAGAAATTTATTAGTAGTAACAATGATTATTGGGGCATTTGTAGCAATATTGAATCAGACACTTTTAGCAACAGCGTTACCAATGATTATGGATGATTTGCACATTACAGCAGCAACCGGCCAATGGCTAACAACGGCTTTCTTGCTGACAAATGGGATTATGATTCCGATAACAGCACTTTTAATTGAAAAAATTAGTTCAAAAACGTTATTTATTACAGCAATGTTTGTGTTTACAGTAGGAACAATTATTGCTTCGATGGCCGATTCGTTCCCGATGCTATTAACTGGTAGAATTGTTCAAGCAGCTGGAGCGGGAATTATGATGCCACTCTTGCAAACAATTTTCTTATTGATTTTCCCTCGTGAAAAGCGTGGGGCAGCAATGGGACTTATGGGCTTAGTAATTGCCTTTGCTCCAGCGATTGGTCCAACTTTGTCTGGTTGGATTGTAGATTCATATGACTGGAGAGTTTTATTCCTAATATTAATTCCAATTGCAGTAATTGATATAGCTTTAGCATTTTTTGGAATGAAGAAAGTAGTAAAATTAACAAAAACTAAAATTGATTATCTTTCCATTGTTATGTCATCGATTGGTTTTGGGTCACTTCTTTATGGGTTCAGTTCAGCAGGGAATGATGGCTGGGGAGATGCAACGGTTGTAACAACATTGATTATCGGTGTTGTTGTCATCGCACTTTTTGTTTGGCGTCAACTTGTTATTGAAAATCCAATGTTAGAACTACATGTATTTAAATATCCAGTATTCTCACTTTCCGTAGTTCTTGGTTCGATTGTTACTATGGCAATGATTGGTGCGGAAATTGTATTACCATTATACATTCAAACTATTCGCGGAGAATCTGCATTACAATCAGGACTATTGTTACTACCAGGAGCAATAATTATGGGAATAATGAGTCCGATTACAGGGATTATATTTGATAAAATTGGAGCTAAGTGGCTGACAATTACTGGGGTTACCATTTTAACTATTGGTACGATACCATTTATGTTCTTAACGATAGATACACCACTTTGGTATATTGTGGTATTTTATGCAGTACGATTCTTCGGTATTTCGATGGCGATGATGCCAGTTTCGACCGCCGGAATGAATGCACTGCCAAATCACTTGATCAATCATGGTTCAGCAGTTAACAATACCATACGACAAATTGCTGGTTCGATTGGTACAGCTGTCTTAATTACTGTTTTAACTAATGTAACGAAAAATAATATGCCTGGTAAGATGCTAGCTGGGACGGATCCTGCTGCATTCGCACAACAGGCACAGGATGCCAGCTTAGATGGTATGCGTGCTGCCTTTATGGTTGCAGCTATTTTCGCAGCTATTGGGATGTTCTTGAGTTTCTTCCTTAAAACAAAAAAACAAGAACCAATTGTAAAAGAATATACGAAATAA
- a CDS encoding DUF3116 family protein: protein MLPEREIIYSILKMVKDKSEKIFDLAKKEDIIITGKYQITKNKLIYTIYWLEPRRIFSSKK, encoded by the coding sequence GTGCTACCGGAAAGAGAAATAATATATTCAATACTTAAAATGGTTAAAGATAAATCAGAGAAAATTTTTGATTTAGCAAAAAAAGAAGATATTATTATAACTGGAAAGTATCAAATAACGAAAAACAAGTTAATTTATACGATTTACTGGCTTGAACCAAGACGGATTTTTAGCTCGAAAAAATAA